The Scylla paramamosain isolate STU-SP2022 chromosome 27, ASM3559412v1, whole genome shotgun sequence genome contains the following window.
GGGAGGTGCTGCGTTCaacaacattttcttcactatCATCTGACTCGTACATTTGAGTCTCTTTGGTTGTAATAATCGAAAAGTGACTACTGGTCTTGAATAATTTATAATCACTGCTTCATATGGTGCGTCAATCTCTGCGTCCAAtacttttctgtctctgtctctctcttatcacaTTGTCCTGTGCCGCACCTCAGACGTGACCACCAAGCACGCCAGCGCCTCACAGCATCCCTCGTGCATGTGTACGTTACGGTTGGGACGACCTTCTGTTCGACAGCCTATGCGTCCTGAAGAAAGCGAAGAGCGAGGATGAAAGGCAGCAGCAGGCCGGTGAGCAAGGGCCGGAGGGTTGAGGCGAGGGCTGAGGATCCTTGCCCAACCTCGGCAATGATGCGGGCTGGAGCACCGGTGCCTCCCTTAATCCTCAAGGGCATCACAGTCACGTAAGACCCGACAGTCGGCAGCTGCAAGAAGAGAGGTAGAAAGTAATAAGAATTACAACAGGGAAAACGACTTACGAGAAGCGTGTTTGTAATCAAGCAAGTAATAGTGTCTGGAGTTCACATTATTTTTGTTACGAGTTATTTGAAAGTTTGTTATAATAAAGCACTACTGTTTACATATTTACTTAGAAAACTTATCATGATATTACGTTgccacagacacacaaagaatTGCACACACatttgaaggaaaaacaaacacatctCATCCCACGACTCTCACTCTCAGACTTGTGTTTACCAAGGTCAGTCAAGCTCGGTCAAGAATTAAGcagatatgaagaagaaaacaagcacTCCCTTTCCCATGACTTTCACCTCCAGACTCGcacggaaaagaaaacaaactctCCCTATCCCACGACTTTTACCCCCAGAGTCGTATTTCCCAAGGTCAGTCACGCTCTTCAGTGACCTCTGCGCTCACCTTGTCCAGGTTAGCCACGTTCTCCAGGCCGTAGATGTTGCCGGCGAAGAGGGCGGCATGGGCTGGCATGCGTACAGACTGTCCTTTGTCCAGGGAGAGGGTGTCGATCCCAACGCCCACAATACCAATAGTGTGGCTGTTGTTCTTACCGTGATTCGCCAGCCACTCCGCACCACCCTTGCCGATACCTGCGAGGAGAGGAGCTTTAAGTAatccgtattctcaaacatttcagcaCCTTGTCGTAATTATTTCTACGAGTAATTTTTTCTCAAACATTGCGATGTGGGAAGTATTAATGAAGAATTAGAGTGTTCTTATGATTCTAGTGTTACTTTTAAAAGGAATAATTAACGGAACACATCGTAAGGACTAAACTTATCATTTGTGTCCTTTGCAAATACTCGTCATGAAAGCTTAAGCATTATATGTAGTTTACAAATATACCTACCTGTGttgaaaagaaagacagtaatggtgtgtgtgtgtgtgtgtgtgtgtgtgtgtgtgtgtgtgtgtgtgtgtgtgtcgacgcTAAGCTCACTGCCGTACCAGGAAAGTTGAGATTGTTGTTCTGGTCGAGGCCAGCGTAGCTCCAGTAGTTCCTGACCATCTTGCCCCAGCCTGTGTGGATGAAGACCAGCGCGCCGTCGGGGATGACTCCGTGCTGCGCTTCCCAGTCCATCAAGTCCTTCTGGTTCACCTCGTAGTTCTTGAGTCGCTTCTCCTTGATGGTCTTGGAGACGTCCACCACCACGGCTGTGACGCATGCAAAgtgggcatgagagagagagagagagagagagagagagagagagagagagagagagagagagagagagagagagagagagagagagagagagagagagactatgcccCAAATGAAGCCGTCTCTTATACCTTGAACAACCTTAAATGAAGCCCTCATTTGTAATTTCTAAGGCCTAGAATGAAGCCCTTTCAGGACTCTTATATCTCCTACAGGCCAAAGTGAAACATTTCATATACCTTACACTCCCCAAAATGAAGCTCTCTTATACCCTCCACAAATCAAAGTGAAGCACTCACTCATAGCCTCCttaaccaaaacaaaatgaagctCTCCCTTCTACTCTCTACAACCCAAAATTAAGCCCTTAATGAAGCTCTGTCTTATACCTTCCACCTCCTAAACTGAAGCCTTCCTTTGTACTTTACGCTACCAGAAATGAAGCCTTCCCCTATGCTCTCTACAAATCGAAATTAAACTCTCAGTGAAACCCTGCCCAAAAGAAGCCCATCTCAACGTCACCCACCTGGTATCCTCCACAGCCTGCTGGTGGGAATAGCCTCCAGAGTCCACCCATTCTCGCTGTTGTGTCGAGGGGCGTCGATGTGCGTGCCGGCGTGCTCCGAGGTGCAGATGTCGTACAGCTCGACCCTGGGGAGCCAAGGAGGGGGTCTGGTCAGGGCGAGGTGCAGTCTTG
Protein-coding sequences here:
- the LOC135114222 gene encoding isatin hydrolase-like isoform X1 — its product is MALAIWLLWHTTQSCLGRARDRIFTAPLHSLALLQSPIALLKLPRRSPVSDSKALPQAAMGVSPRLVVVMVAATLLPLAASELIELSYTFNDDAPTSPRLRQFKQELVRKGRNKINLWVELYDICTSEHAGTHIDAPRHNSENGWTLEAIPTSRLWRIPAVVVDVSKTIKEKRLKNYEVNQKDLMDWEAQHGVIPDGALVFIHTGWGKMVRNYWSYAGLDQNNNLNFPGIGKGGAEWLANHGKNNSHTIGIVGVGIDTLSLDKGQSVRMPAHAALFAGNIYGLENVANLDKLPTVGSYVTVMPLRIKGGTGAPARIIAEVGQGSSALASTLRPLLTGLLLPFILALRFLQDA
- the LOC135114222 gene encoding isatin hydrolase-like isoform X2 — translated: MGVSPRLVVVMVAATLLPLAASELIELSYTFNDDAPTSPRLRQFKQELVRKGRNKINLWVELYDICTSEHAGTHIDAPRHNSENGWTLEAIPTSRLWRIPAVVVDVSKTIKEKRLKNYEVNQKDLMDWEAQHGVIPDGALVFIHTGWGKMVRNYWSYAGLDQNNNLNFPGIGKGGAEWLANHGKNNSHTIGIVGVGIDTLSLDKGQSVRMPAHAALFAGNIYGLENVANLDKLPTVGSYVTVMPLRIKGGTGAPARIIAEVGQGSSALASTLRPLLTGLLLPFILALRFLQDA